The nucleotide window CAAAGAAAAGGTTCATATGGCACAGATGACAGCGACAAAACCCTTGACCACCTTCAGCTACGTGAGTTTCGACGTGGTCGGAACGCTGATCGATTTCGAAGCCGCGATCACCGGGGCGATTGACGGCGTCGCGGTGGAGGCGGGTGTCGACCTCGATCTGGAGAAGGTGCTGTCATTCTACGGCGCACTGCGCAGCGAGCCCGAGGCGGAACTTTTCCCGGATGACTTGGCACGGTGCTATGGCCGTATCGCCGCCGAGTTCGGGTTGCCCGACACACCCGAATTGCGCACACGCATCGTCGAGGCGGTCGGGGATGCCGACCCTTTCCCCGACAGTGCCGAGGCGCTGGCGCGGATGGGCGAACGCTACCGGCTGATTGCCATGACCAACGCCCGCCGGTGGGCTTTCGAGCGCTACGACGCCAAGCTGGGTCATCCCTTCTGGGCCGGTTTCACGACCGATGACACGGGCACGGAGAAGCCGGACCCGGCCTTCTTTCACAAGGTTTTCGCCCATGTCGAGGCGACAGGCGGTACGCCGGAGCAGATCCTGCACGCGGCGCAAAGCCAGTATCACGACATCGGAATCTCGCGGCAGCTTGGCATGACGAATGCCTGGATCGAGCGTCGCCACGGGCAGGCCGGGTACGGCGGCACCATCAAACCCGAGGCCGTTACCGAACCCGATTACCACTTCAAATCTCTTGCGGAACTGGCCGATGCGGCCGACCGCGCCGCCGGGAATTGAGCCCGGCATCCAGTCGCGAACCGGCCGCCAGAGCCGGGCGTGGCCAAACCTGAACCAGAAACCGACTTAGCAACAGGGAAGACAAGACATGACCCACAAGAAACCCAACAACTGGACCGGGCGCGACGACGCCATGGTCGAGGATGCGATTCGCCGCGGTGCCTCGCGCCGCGATCTGCTGAAGATGCTCATGGGCTCCGGTATCGCCCTTGGCGCCGGTAGCAGCCTGCTGATGAGTGCAAGCCGCGCCGTGGCCGAGACGCCCAAGAGCGGCGGTCACCTCAAGGCCGCGGGCTGGTCCGCCTCGACCGCTGACACGCTTGACCCCGCAAAGGCGTCGCTGTCGACCGACTACACCCGCTGCTGCGCGATCTACAACCGCCTGACCTTCCTTAACGAGGCGGGCGAAGTCGAGATGGAACTGGCCGAAGCGGTCGAGTCCGAAGACGCACAGACCTGGAACGTCAAGCTGAGACCGAACGTCACCTTCCACGATGGCAAGACGCTGAGCTCTGCCGATGTGGTGTTCACGCTGAAGCGGCACCTGGATCCCGATGTCGGCTCGAAGGTGAACTCGATCGCGTCGCAGATGGCCGAGATTTCGGCGGTGGACGATCTGAACGTCAAGATCGTTCTGTCGGAACCCAACGCCGACCTGCCCACCATCCTGTCGCTGCACCACTTCATGATCGTGGCCGATGGCACCACGGATTTCGCCAAGGGCAACGGCACCGGCGCATTCAAGGTGGAGGAGTTCGAGCCGGGCGTCCGGTCGATCCTGGTGAAGAACCCGGATTACTTCAAAGAAAGCGGGCCCTACCTGGACAGCTTCG belongs to Roseovarius sp. THAF27 and includes:
- a CDS encoding HAD-IA family hydrolase, with amino-acid sequence MTATKPLTTFSYVSFDVVGTLIDFEAAITGAIDGVAVEAGVDLDLEKVLSFYGALRSEPEAELFPDDLARCYGRIAAEFGLPDTPELRTRIVEAVGDADPFPDSAEALARMGERYRLIAMTNARRWAFERYDAKLGHPFWAGFTTDDTGTEKPDPAFFHKVFAHVEATGGTPEQILHAAQSQYHDIGISRQLGMTNAWIERRHGQAGYGGTIKPEAVTEPDYHFKSLAELADAADRAAGN